A genomic segment from Synchiropus splendidus isolate RoL2022-P1 chromosome 18, RoL_Sspl_1.0, whole genome shotgun sequence encodes:
- the ptpn22 gene encoding tyrosine-protein phosphatase non-receptor type 22 isoform X5, producing MSSEDRACMELQAWTLRSLLEQLERQEAEDEASSISGEFLRLKNQSTKYRADKTFPTKSAENQENIKKNRYKDIVPYDHSRVPLSLRTSSHDGDYINASFIQGVGGPRAYIATQGPLPHTLVDFFRMIWEFNIQVVVMACREFEMGKKKCERYWPLPEEPPFVCQAFSVCCESEEHKGDYLTRTLEVTFNSCSRTLKQLHYVHWPDHGIPDSIPPILEMLAEMRFYQPHDDVPICIHCSAGCGRTGVLCAIDFTWTLLKNRMIPSDFNIYNLVHQMRTQRQSLVQTKEQYKLVYGAIRLLFTRFLRQMEEEQTDPAPPVLQAKHGPPEWMDDLREDEEDAPQQHLSSSSDGDDVIASPEWQQQHATHSHLEAEASGLTVEDPYFEAFEEVGRWEGEVPLIHLEEQTEQHCSSSTVSGDEDDPPPLPERTPESYLLAAPEGDAAPGPLSLIVPPGEVTAGGPPSPVPPLPERTPESFVLAVDPDQPQQESVTPYVNLDRLGLSSEWSGTSSPAAHRPERDSWSRSKSLRTKAPSHAPALRPILAPPLPPPTQPESLTPPLPEQTSFILQTENGAAEQRQVVRRPESLADPTWNHQDQGRKLLDVVFTRSKTIRAKSSRPVSQVQPAVNGEAASAASERSLSSSLNTVAGDSTADRSEEKTFSRSRSLRLFRSKNKQKASGPAAAQTPTRPFLSSGFKLGFGIRIGKPKGPRNYPDSWF from the exons ATGTCCTCGGAGGATCGCGCCTGCATGGAGCTCCAGGCCTGGACGCTGAGGAGcctgctggagcagctggagcggCAGGAAGCGGAGGACGAGGCCAGCAGCATCTCCGGAGAGTTTCTG AGGCTGAAGAATCAGTCCACCAAGTATCGGGCCGACAAAACGTTCCCCACCAAGTCTGCAGAGAACCAGGAGAACATCAAGAAGAACAGATACAAGGACATCGTCCCCT ACGACCACAGCAGAGTGCCGCTCTCGCTCCGCACCTCCAGCCATGACGGAGACTACATCAATGCCAGCTTCATCCAG GGCGTGGGGGGCCCGCGGGCCTACATCGCCACTCAGGGCCCGCTCCCACACACGCTGGTGGACTTCTTCAGGATGATCTGGGAGTTCAACATTCAG GTGGTGGTGATGGCGTGTCGGGAGTTCGAGATGGGGAAg AAGAAGTGTGAGCGCTACTGGCCACTGCCGGAGGAGCCGCCCTTTGTCTGCCAGGCCTTCAGCGTCTGCTGC GAAAGCGAGGAACACAAAGGCGACTACCTGACCCGAACGCTGGAGGTGACCTTCAACAGT tgcAGCCGGACGCTGAAGCAGCTGCACTACGTCCACTGGCCGGACCACGGCATTCCCGACTCTATTCCCCCTATTCTGGAGATGTTAGCGGAGATGCGCTTCTACCAGCCTCACGACGACGTTCCCATCTGCATCCACTGCAG TGCTGGGTGTGGACGGACCGGGGTTCTGTGTGCCATTGACTTCACCTGGACCCTGCTGAAGAACCGG ATGATTCCTTCAGACTTCAACATCTACAACCTGGTCCATCAAATGAGAACTCAGCGGCAGTCGCTGGTCCAGACCAAG GAGCAGTACAAGCTGGTGTACGGAGCCATTCGCTTGCTCTTCACCAGGTTCCTgagacagatggaggaggagcag ACTGACCCGGCACCACCAGTGCTCCAGGCGAAGCATGGACCCCCTGAGTGGATGGATGATCTgcgggaggacgaggaggacgcTCCCCAACAgcacctctcttcctcttcagatGGTGATGACGTCATCGCGTCCCCAgaatggcagcagcagcacgcgACACACTCCCATCTGGAAGCAGAAGCTTCGGGCCTCACTGTGGAGGATCCGTACTTTGAAGCCTTTGAGGAGGTGGGACGGTGGGAGGGTGAGGTTCCTCTGAttcacctggaggagcagacggAGCAGCACTGCTCCTCCAGCACAG tttcaggtgatgaagatgaccctcctcctctccctgagAGAACCCCAGAGTCGTACCtcctggctgctcctgaag GTGATGCTGCGCCAGGGCCGCTGTCACTCATCGTTCCACCCGGTGAAGTCACTGCGG GTGGTCCACCTTCACCTGTGCCCCCACTCCCCGAGAGAACCCCCGAGTCTTTTGTCCTGGCAGTGGATCCAG ACCAACCTCAGCAGGAGTCTGTGACCCCGTATGTCAACCTGGACCGACTGGGACTATCTTCAGAATGGTCCGGAACCTCCTCGCCAGCGGCCCACAGACCTGAGAGGGACTCGTGGTCCAGGAGTAAG AGTTTAAGAACGAAAGCGCCGTCCCACG CTCCTGCACTGAGGCCGATTCTGGCCCCGCCCCTTCCTCCCCCAACTCAAC CTGAGAGTTTGACTCCGCCCCTTCCGGAACAAACATCCTTCATCCTCCAGACTGAGAACG GTGCTGCAGAACAGCGGCAGGTTGTCCGTCGGCCGGAGTCGCTCGCTGACCCCACGTGGAACCACCAGGATCAGGGCAGGAAGCTCCTGGACGTCGTCTTCACCCGCAGCAAA ACCATTCGAGCCAAAAGTTCCAGACCTG TGTCCCAGGTTCAGCCAGCAGTCAACGGCGAGG CAGCCTCTGCGGCGTCAGAGCGGAGCCTCAGCTCGTCCCTCAACACGGTGGCAGGCGACAGCACCGCGGACCGAAGCGAGGAGAAGACCTTCAGCCGGAGCAGGAGCCTCAGACTGTTCCGGAGCAAGAACAAAC AGAAAGCTTCAGGCCCGGCAGCGGCGCAGACGCCGACACGTCCCTTCTTGTCTTCTGGGTTCAAACTGG GGTTCGGGATCCGGATTGGGAAGCCCAAAGGACCCAGGAACTACCCAGACTCATGGTTCTGA
- the ptpn22 gene encoding tyrosine-protein phosphatase non-receptor type 22 isoform X6, with amino-acid sequence MSSEDRACMELQAWTLRSLLEQLERQEAEDEASSISGEFLRLKNQSTKYRADKTFPTKSAENQENIKKNRYKDIVPYDHSRVPLSLRTSSHDGDYINASFIQGVGGPRAYIATQGPLPHTLVDFFRMIWEFNIQVVVMACREFEMGKKKCERYWPLPEEPPFVCQAFSVCCESEEHKGDYLTRTLEVTFNSCSRTLKQLHYVHWPDHGIPDSIPPILEMLAEMRFYQPHDDVPICIHCSAGCGRTGVLCAIDFTWTLLKNRMIPSDFNIYNLVHQMRTQRQSLVQTKEQYKLVYGAIRLLFTRFLRQMEEEQTDPAPPVLQAKHGPPEWMDDLREDEEDAPQQHLSSSSDGDDVIASPEWQQQHATHSHLEAEASGLTVEDPYFEAFEEVGRWEGEVPLIHLEEQTEQHCSSSTVSGDEDDPPPLPERTPESYLLAAPEGDAAPGPLSLIVPPGEVTAGGPPSPVPPLPERTPESFVLAVDPDQPQQESVTPYVNLDRLGLSSEWSGTSSPAAHRPERDSWSRSKSLRTKAPSHAPALRPILAPPLPPPTQPESLTPPLPEQTSFILQTENGAAEQRQVVRRPESLADPTWNHQDQGRKLLDVVFTRSKTIRAKSSRPVSQVQPAVNGEASAASERSLSSSLNTVAGDSTADRSEEKTFSRSRSLRLFRSKNKQKASGPAAAQTPTRPFLSSGFKLGFGIRIGKPKGPRNYPDSWF; translated from the exons ATGTCCTCGGAGGATCGCGCCTGCATGGAGCTCCAGGCCTGGACGCTGAGGAGcctgctggagcagctggagcggCAGGAAGCGGAGGACGAGGCCAGCAGCATCTCCGGAGAGTTTCTG AGGCTGAAGAATCAGTCCACCAAGTATCGGGCCGACAAAACGTTCCCCACCAAGTCTGCAGAGAACCAGGAGAACATCAAGAAGAACAGATACAAGGACATCGTCCCCT ACGACCACAGCAGAGTGCCGCTCTCGCTCCGCACCTCCAGCCATGACGGAGACTACATCAATGCCAGCTTCATCCAG GGCGTGGGGGGCCCGCGGGCCTACATCGCCACTCAGGGCCCGCTCCCACACACGCTGGTGGACTTCTTCAGGATGATCTGGGAGTTCAACATTCAG GTGGTGGTGATGGCGTGTCGGGAGTTCGAGATGGGGAAg AAGAAGTGTGAGCGCTACTGGCCACTGCCGGAGGAGCCGCCCTTTGTCTGCCAGGCCTTCAGCGTCTGCTGC GAAAGCGAGGAACACAAAGGCGACTACCTGACCCGAACGCTGGAGGTGACCTTCAACAGT tgcAGCCGGACGCTGAAGCAGCTGCACTACGTCCACTGGCCGGACCACGGCATTCCCGACTCTATTCCCCCTATTCTGGAGATGTTAGCGGAGATGCGCTTCTACCAGCCTCACGACGACGTTCCCATCTGCATCCACTGCAG TGCTGGGTGTGGACGGACCGGGGTTCTGTGTGCCATTGACTTCACCTGGACCCTGCTGAAGAACCGG ATGATTCCTTCAGACTTCAACATCTACAACCTGGTCCATCAAATGAGAACTCAGCGGCAGTCGCTGGTCCAGACCAAG GAGCAGTACAAGCTGGTGTACGGAGCCATTCGCTTGCTCTTCACCAGGTTCCTgagacagatggaggaggagcag ACTGACCCGGCACCACCAGTGCTCCAGGCGAAGCATGGACCCCCTGAGTGGATGGATGATCTgcgggaggacgaggaggacgcTCCCCAACAgcacctctcttcctcttcagatGGTGATGACGTCATCGCGTCCCCAgaatggcagcagcagcacgcgACACACTCCCATCTGGAAGCAGAAGCTTCGGGCCTCACTGTGGAGGATCCGTACTTTGAAGCCTTTGAGGAGGTGGGACGGTGGGAGGGTGAGGTTCCTCTGAttcacctggaggagcagacggAGCAGCACTGCTCCTCCAGCACAG tttcaggtgatgaagatgaccctcctcctctccctgagAGAACCCCAGAGTCGTACCtcctggctgctcctgaag GTGATGCTGCGCCAGGGCCGCTGTCACTCATCGTTCCACCCGGTGAAGTCACTGCGG GTGGTCCACCTTCACCTGTGCCCCCACTCCCCGAGAGAACCCCCGAGTCTTTTGTCCTGGCAGTGGATCCAG ACCAACCTCAGCAGGAGTCTGTGACCCCGTATGTCAACCTGGACCGACTGGGACTATCTTCAGAATGGTCCGGAACCTCCTCGCCAGCGGCCCACAGACCTGAGAGGGACTCGTGGTCCAGGAGTAAG AGTTTAAGAACGAAAGCGCCGTCCCACG CTCCTGCACTGAGGCCGATTCTGGCCCCGCCCCTTCCTCCCCCAACTCAAC CTGAGAGTTTGACTCCGCCCCTTCCGGAACAAACATCCTTCATCCTCCAGACTGAGAACG GTGCTGCAGAACAGCGGCAGGTTGTCCGTCGGCCGGAGTCGCTCGCTGACCCCACGTGGAACCACCAGGATCAGGGCAGGAAGCTCCTGGACGTCGTCTTCACCCGCAGCAAA ACCATTCGAGCCAAAAGTTCCAGACCTG TGTCCCAGGTTCAGCCAGCAGTCAACGGCGAGG CCTCTGCGGCGTCAGAGCGGAGCCTCAGCTCGTCCCTCAACACGGTGGCAGGCGACAGCACCGCGGACCGAAGCGAGGAGAAGACCTTCAGCCGGAGCAGGAGCCTCAGACTGTTCCGGAGCAAGAACAAAC AGAAAGCTTCAGGCCCGGCAGCGGCGCAGACGCCGACACGTCCCTTCTTGTCTTCTGGGTTCAAACTGG GGTTCGGGATCCGGATTGGGAAGCCCAAAGGACCCAGGAACTACCCAGACTCATGGTTCTGA